One stretch of Flavobacterium sp. 9 DNA includes these proteins:
- a CDS encoding 2OG-Fe(II) oxygenase translates to MQNIQSKIASLNWESITESMHENGFAIIPNVLNNDQCEDLKFDYDNPALYRKTVVMERYRFGLGEYKYFNYPLPDLIQSIRTSIYPKLAPIANAWMKVLNINTVFPEMHEKLLEQCHANNQLKATVLILKYGKSGFNTLHQDLYGDVYFPIQIVLFLNEPDEDFTGGEFVLTQQTPRAQSKAIVLKPKKGDVLVFTTNFRPVKGTKGYYRVNMKHGVSEIHSGERHTLGIIFHDALS, encoded by the coding sequence ATGCAAAATATACAATCAAAAATTGCTTCTCTTAATTGGGAAAGCATCACCGAATCTATGCACGAAAATGGATTTGCAATTATTCCAAACGTGCTCAATAACGATCAATGCGAAGATTTAAAATTCGATTATGATAATCCTGCTTTATATCGAAAAACGGTTGTTATGGAACGTTACCGATTTGGTTTAGGCGAATACAAATACTTCAATTATCCATTGCCAGATTTAATTCAAAGTATTCGAACTAGTATTTATCCTAAACTTGCTCCAATTGCAAATGCCTGGATGAAAGTCTTAAATATAAATACCGTTTTTCCAGAAATGCACGAAAAATTATTAGAACAATGTCACGCGAATAATCAGCTAAAAGCAACTGTTTTGATTTTAAAATATGGCAAAAGCGGTTTCAATACTTTGCATCAGGATTTATATGGCGATGTTTATTTTCCCATTCAAATTGTCCTTTTTCTGAATGAACCTGACGAGGATTTTACTGGTGGTGAATTTGTTTTGACACAACAAACTCCAAGAGCACAATCGAAGGCAATTGTCTTGAAACCTAAGAAAGGTGATGTATTAGTTTTTACAACCAATTTCAGACCTGTAAAAGGAACAAAAGGATATTATCGTGTAAATATGAAACATGGTGTGAGCGAAATTCATTCTGGTGAACGACACACATTGGGGATTATTTTTCATGATGCGTTGAGTTGA
- a CDS encoding patatin-like phospholipase family protein codes for MKKITCLIVFLFLLSLPQIIFSQEKKPKVVLVLSGGGAKGIAHIPLLQKLDSLHIVPDLIVGNSMGSVIGGLYAMGYSGDSIEKLTKSINWDKLLGGGQSLKSVSVEEKREFQRYLVGIGVKDKRLNSIGSLLNDQNLREYLSVLTYPVYNIRDFDSLPIPFRAMATDLSEGKEVILSKGSLAYAMRASMSLPAIFKPMSYEKTVLVDGGVLNNFPTDVAKQMGADIIIGSDVGGGLEPINKLNNVITILTQTSMFPSNIKNPANRKLCDILVDHLPNLRFSTADFADSQEIYKDGKIATNQNLPALITLSEKLKEYPQRIHELPHMPSEIILDTIVYKKISPENLALVLGRINLKTHVKYTTKDLIDGINRAMGTNLFDEITYNYFIKDGDKLGVTIFGHERAKNQLNTSVHYDTYRGVGIIFNYTARNVLARASRLLVTVDIAEQPKARINYQKNFGKNRDWWWSSELYGALLRQEIFFNGKASDNVLYNSLEFTNEINRNINSLKSYFGYGLHYQYSNLKPKYEREYNPNAIDIKNYSLNNIELNMHYSYNDMDKVFFAENGTIIKANVTRSLLTDVYTSFNDPDHSSISGATNGYTKFGFSYQKRALLKKKITGIIGFDSYFIFEDKLKDHQIPYSDFGYASKYFLGGIIPSSGSNRFSFAGLHEDELNVSQYMGLRLASQINLMGKIYLTPHFNMATVGFESFDKYIKKAFSPKGNWDDGFDPSLVISGGAAISYQSILGPIHFDTSWINNIDKVRLFFSVGLSLNP; via the coding sequence TTGAAAAAAATAACTTGTTTAATCGTCTTCTTATTTTTATTAAGTCTCCCGCAGATTATTTTTTCACAGGAGAAAAAACCTAAAGTCGTATTAGTTTTAAGCGGTGGTGGAGCAAAAGGAATTGCACATATCCCGTTATTGCAAAAACTCGATTCATTGCACATTGTCCCCGATCTTATTGTTGGAAATAGTATGGGAAGCGTTATAGGCGGTTTGTACGCAATGGGATATTCTGGTGATAGCATTGAAAAATTAACCAAAAGTATTAATTGGGATAAATTACTTGGCGGAGGCCAGTCATTAAAATCTGTAAGTGTAGAAGAAAAAAGAGAATTTCAGAGATATTTAGTTGGAATAGGAGTTAAAGACAAAAGACTAAACAGTATTGGTTCCCTTTTAAATGATCAAAATTTAAGAGAATATCTTTCCGTATTAACCTACCCTGTATATAATATTAGAGATTTTGACAGTCTGCCTATTCCGTTTAGAGCCATGGCTACCGATTTGTCCGAAGGGAAAGAAGTTATTCTAAGCAAAGGAAGTTTAGCTTATGCCATGAGAGCAAGTATGTCGCTACCGGCTATTTTTAAACCTATGTCTTATGAAAAAACAGTATTAGTTGATGGTGGTGTTTTGAATAATTTCCCCACAGATGTTGCCAAACAAATGGGTGCCGACATTATTATTGGTAGTGATGTTGGAGGCGGATTAGAGCCAATAAACAAACTGAACAATGTTATCACTATATTGACGCAAACCAGCATGTTTCCGAGTAATATTAAGAATCCGGCAAACCGAAAACTCTGTGATATTTTAGTAGATCACCTGCCAAACCTACGCTTTTCTACTGCTGATTTTGCAGATAGCCAAGAAATCTACAAAGACGGTAAAATCGCAACGAACCAAAATCTTCCAGCTTTAATAACATTATCCGAAAAATTAAAAGAGTATCCACAACGAATTCACGAATTGCCACACATGCCCTCAGAAATTATTCTCGATACAATTGTTTACAAAAAAATAAGTCCGGAAAACCTTGCGCTCGTATTAGGAAGAATAAATCTCAAAACACATGTAAAATATACCACAAAAGATTTAATTGATGGTATTAACAGAGCCATGGGTACTAACCTTTTTGATGAGATTACATACAACTATTTCATCAAAGATGGTGATAAACTAGGAGTTACAATATTTGGACATGAACGTGCCAAAAACCAACTGAACACATCTGTGCATTATGACACTTACAGAGGCGTTGGAATCATTTTTAATTACACCGCCAGAAATGTTCTTGCTAGAGCATCCCGTCTTCTGGTAACAGTAGATATTGCAGAACAGCCAAAAGCAAGAATCAATTATCAGAAAAATTTTGGAAAAAACCGTGATTGGTGGTGGTCATCTGAACTTTATGGAGCATTATTAAGGCAAGAAATTTTCTTTAATGGCAAAGCTTCAGATAATGTACTTTATAATTCTCTCGAATTTACTAATGAAATCAACAGAAATATAAACTCTCTTAAAAGCTATTTTGGTTATGGTTTACATTATCAATACTCTAATCTAAAACCAAAATATGAGAGAGAATACAATCCTAACGCGATTGACATCAAGAATTATTCCTTAAACAATATAGAATTAAACATGCATTATTCCTATAACGATATGGATAAGGTTTTCTTTGCTGAAAATGGAACAATTATAAAAGCAAATGTAACCCGATCGTTGTTAACGGACGTCTACACCTCTTTTAACGACCCTGATCATTCAAGCATATCTGGCGCAACCAATGGTTATACAAAATTTGGTTTCAGTTATCAAAAAAGAGCACTCTTAAAAAAGAAAATTACAGGAATTATTGGATTCGATTCTTATTTTATATTTGAAGATAAACTTAAAGACCATCAAATCCCCTATTCGGATTTTGGCTATGCTTCAAAATATTTCTTAGGCGGAATCATACCAAGTTCCGGTAGTAATCGTTTTTCTTTTGCCGGACTACATGAAGACGAACTTAATGTTTCGCAATATATGGGTCTAAGACTTGCCTCTCAAATAAATCTTATGGGAAAAATCTATCTAACGCCTCATTTTAATATGGCAACTGTTGGGTTTGAATCTTTTGATAAATACATAAAAAAGGCATTTAGTCCAAAAGGAAATTGGGATGATGGCTTTGATCCCAGTCTTGTAATTTCTGGAGGCGCAGCGATTTCTTATCAATCAATTTTAGGTCCTATTCATTTTGATACTTCGTGGATCAATAATATTGATAAAGTGAGATTGTTTTTTAGCGTTGGACTATCACTTAATCCATAA
- a CDS encoding methylated-DNA--[protein]-cysteine S-methyltransferase, producing the protein MNTQENINYNRIAEAIDYIKVNFKEQPNLDEVAERVHLSPFHFQRLFTEWAGTSPKKFLQYISVEHAKKILKENNNATLFDAAFDTGLSGTSRLHDLFVNIEGMTPAEYKNGGKNLEINFSFAESPFGNIIVASTNKGVCFMAFAEDEETGFNDLKNKFPNAGFSRKLDLVQQNALFIFQNDWSKLSEIKLHLKGTDFQLKVWETLLKIPMGQLSTYGSIAQQIEKPNASRAVGTAIGSNPVAFLIPCHRVIQSSGTFGGYMWGNTRKTAIIGWEGAQINPTI; encoded by the coding sequence ATGAACACACAGGAAAACATCAATTATAATCGAATTGCCGAAGCGATCGATTATATCAAGGTCAACTTTAAAGAGCAACCCAACTTAGACGAGGTTGCTGAGAGAGTGCATTTAAGTCCGTTTCACTTTCAGCGCTTGTTTACAGAATGGGCAGGAACAAGTCCGAAGAAGTTTTTGCAATATATTAGTGTTGAACACGCCAAAAAAATCCTAAAAGAAAATAATAACGCCACTTTATTTGATGCCGCTTTTGATACCGGATTATCAGGAACTAGCCGACTTCATGACTTATTCGTAAACATTGAAGGAATGACTCCAGCCGAATATAAAAACGGCGGTAAAAACCTTGAAATTAATTTCAGTTTTGCCGAAAGTCCGTTTGGGAATATCATCGTTGCTTCGACCAATAAAGGAGTTTGTTTTATGGCTTTCGCCGAAGATGAAGAAACTGGTTTTAATGATTTAAAAAACAAATTCCCGAATGCAGGTTTCTCCAGAAAATTAGATTTAGTACAACAAAATGCTTTGTTTATTTTTCAAAATGACTGGAGTAAATTATCTGAAATTAAATTGCATTTAAAAGGAACTGATTTTCAATTGAAAGTTTGGGAAACATTACTAAAAATCCCAATGGGACAACTTTCTACGTATGGATCGATTGCACAACAAATCGAGAAACCAAATGCGTCAAGAGCTGTTGGAACTGCGATTGGCAGCAATCCTGTCGCCTTTTTAATTCCGTGTCATCGCGTGATTCAATCTTCAGGAACCTTTGGTGGTTATATGTGGGGAAACACTCGAAAAACGGCTATTATTGGCTGGGAAGGTGCGCAGATAAATCCAACAATCTAA
- a CDS encoding multidrug efflux SMR transporter, translating into MKNFFFLGIAIIFEIIATSALKKSEQFTQLIPSIVTIVGYFAAFYFLSFAIRTIPVGIAYAIWSGVGIVLITIIGAVFFKQIPDLPAIIGLALIMIGVIVINVFSKTTAH; encoded by the coding sequence ATGAAAAACTTCTTCTTTTTAGGAATTGCCATTATATTCGAAATCATTGCGACTTCGGCATTAAAAAAATCAGAACAGTTTACACAACTTATTCCCAGCATCGTAACGATTGTGGGATATTTTGCTGCGTTTTACTTTTTGAGTTTTGCAATCAGAACTATTCCTGTTGGGATTGCTTATGCGATTTGGTCTGGAGTTGGGATTGTTTTAATTACGATTATTGGTGCTGTATTCTTCAAACAAATTCCGGATTTACCTGCCATAATTGGATTAGCTTTAATTATGATTGGAGTTATAGTAATCAATGTTTTTTCTAAAACCACAGCACATTAA
- the ahcY gene encoding adenosylhomocysteinase, with amino-acid sequence MSTTTTPYVAFKVKDISLAAWGRKEIELAEAEMPGLMALRAEYKDEQPLKGARIAGCLHMTIQTAVLIETLIALGAEVTWSSCNIFSTQDQAAAAIAAAGIQVYAWKGLDEQSFDWCIEQTLFFGEDRKPLNMILDDGGDLTNMVIDRFPELVPGIKGLSEETTTGVHRLYERVKAGTLPMPAININDSVTKSKFDNKYGCKESAVDAVRRATDLMLAGKRVIVCGYGDVGKGTAASFRGAGSIVTVTEIDPICALQAAMDGYEVKKLNTVISNADIIITTTGNKDIVLGSHFEQMKDKTVVCNIGHFDNEIDMAWLNKNHGASKIEIKPQVDKYTIAGKDIIILAEGRLVNLGCATGHPSFVMSNSFTNQTLAQIELWKNSAAYNNDVYMLPKHLDEKVAALHLAKLGVELETLRDDQAAYIGVPVEGPFKPEYYRY; translated from the coding sequence ATGAGTACTACAACTACGCCTTATGTGGCTTTCAAAGTAAAAGACATTTCTCTAGCGGCTTGGGGAAGAAAAGAAATTGAATTAGCTGAAGCTGAAATGCCAGGTTTAATGGCGCTTCGTGCTGAATATAAAGACGAACAACCTCTTAAAGGTGCTCGTATCGCAGGATGTTTACACATGACGATTCAAACTGCTGTTTTGATCGAAACTTTAATTGCTCTTGGTGCAGAAGTTACTTGGTCTTCTTGTAACATTTTCTCTACTCAGGATCAGGCTGCTGCTGCTATTGCTGCTGCAGGAATTCAGGTTTATGCCTGGAAAGGTCTTGATGAGCAATCATTTGACTGGTGTATTGAGCAAACTTTATTCTTTGGTGAAGACAGAAAACCATTGAACATGATTCTTGATGATGGTGGAGATTTAACTAACATGGTTATTGACCGCTTCCCTGAATTGGTTCCTGGAATCAAAGGATTGTCTGAAGAAACTACAACTGGAGTTCACAGACTTTACGAAAGAGTAAAAGCCGGAACTTTACCAATGCCTGCAATCAACATTAATGACTCTGTTACTAAATCTAAATTTGATAACAAATACGGATGTAAAGAATCTGCTGTAGATGCTGTACGTCGTGCAACTGACTTAATGTTAGCTGGAAAAAGAGTTATCGTTTGTGGATACGGTGATGTTGGAAAAGGAACTGCTGCTTCTTTTAGAGGTGCAGGATCTATTGTAACTGTTACTGAAATTGACCCAATTTGTGCTTTACAAGCTGCAATGGACGGTTACGAAGTTAAAAAATTAAATACTGTAATTTCTAATGCTGATATCATCATTACAACTACAGGAAATAAAGATATCGTTCTTGGATCTCATTTCGAACAAATGAAAGACAAAACTGTTGTTTGTAACATTGGACACTTTGATAACGAAATTGATATGGCTTGGTTGAACAAAAACCACGGTGCATCAAAAATCGAAATCAAACCACAAGTTGACAAATATACTATCGCTGGAAAAGATATTATCATCCTTGCTGAAGGTCGTTTAGTAAACCTTGGTTGTGCTACAGGTCACCCAAGTTTTGTAATGAGTAACTCATTTACAAACCAAACTTTGGCACAAATCGAATTATGGAAAAACAGCGCTGCTTACAACAATGACGTTTATATGTTACCAAAACATTTAGATGAAAAAGTTGCTGCTTTGCATTTAGCTAAATTAGGAGTTGAATTGGAAACTTTACGTGACGATCAAGCTGCTTACATTGGTGTTCCAGTTGAAGGTCCATTCAAACCAGAATACTACAGATACTAG
- a CDS encoding GNAT family N-acetyltransferase, which translates to MNFRIATISDLQEMQQLYIETIQSVCKNDYNSAQIEAWISGVKNINRWTEVIETQFVLLAIIQNQIVGFGTLKDGNYIDFFYIHKDFQRQGIADKILAELELEAQKQHSKIITSDISITAKPFFEKKGFVVKAQQKNIRLGVELINYKMEKHLL; encoded by the coding sequence ATGAATTTTAGAATAGCAACTATTTCAGATTTACAAGAAATGCAGCAATTGTATATCGAAACCATACAATCTGTTTGTAAAAACGATTATAATTCCGCTCAAATTGAAGCTTGGATTTCGGGAGTTAAAAACATCAATCGTTGGACTGAAGTTATCGAAACACAGTTTGTTTTATTGGCAATTATACAAAACCAAATCGTAGGTTTTGGAACTCTAAAAGACGGAAATTATATTGATTTCTTCTACATTCACAAAGACTTTCAAAGACAAGGAATTGCCGATAAAATCTTAGCTGAATTAGAATTGGAAGCACAAAAACAGCATTCAAAAATAATAACATCAGACATTAGTATAACAGCAAAACCATTCTTTGAAAAAAAGGGATTCGTTGTAAAAGCTCAACAAAAAAACATTCGATTAGGCGTTGAACTGATCAATTACAAAATGGAGAAGCATTTATTGTAA
- a CDS encoding 4'-phosphopantetheinyl transferase superfamily protein has protein sequence MPLFQTIQFNETTKILVWQITESFEELLSKVVLKEKTQFRLNGMKSQMHQRAFLSVRMLIQEMGFTDHELHYDEFGKPYFDCHNYISITHSHDFAAIIISDETVGIDMELQREKILRIADKFVDTENSYLSKNSKTQNIADYIRELTVIWGAKEAIFKIRNEKGISFKDHIRIDAFSLDENQTEASLHFNDLVIEFDVHYEEIKSSTSGQDFTLVYAFEK, from the coding sequence ATGCCTTTATTTCAAACCATACAATTCAACGAAACTACCAAAATCTTAGTTTGGCAAATAACCGAATCTTTCGAAGAGTTATTGAGCAAGGTAGTTTTGAAAGAAAAAACACAGTTTCGCCTAAACGGAATGAAGTCACAAATGCACCAGCGTGCTTTTTTGAGTGTTCGTATGTTGATACAAGAAATGGGGTTTACAGATCATGAATTGCATTATGACGAGTTTGGGAAACCTTATTTTGATTGTCATAATTATATTTCGATTACACATTCGCATGATTTTGCAGCGATTATAATAAGTGACGAAACCGTAGGAATCGACATGGAATTACAACGCGAAAAAATCCTAAGAATCGCGGATAAATTTGTCGATACAGAAAATAGTTATTTATCCAAAAACTCCAAAACTCAAAATATAGCCGATTACATCAGAGAGCTTACCGTAATCTGGGGCGCAAAAGAAGCTATCTTTAAAATCAGAAACGAAAAAGGAATCAGCTTTAAAGATCACATTCGGATCGATGCTTTTTCATTAGATGAAAATCAGACTGAAGCCAGTCTTCATTTTAATGATTTGGTAATAGAATTTGATGTGCATTATGAAGAAATAAAATCGAGTACTTCCGGACAAGATTTTACATTGGTTTATGCTTTTGAGAAGTAG
- a CDS encoding Ada metal-binding domain-containing protein, whose amino-acid sequence MIEHNKILDRDLRNKIKNAEICFGGNRKLKIYGTLKCSSGKRMKRENRVFFLSENEAKQNGFRPCGHCMKTEYQNWKNGLI is encoded by the coding sequence ATGATCGAACACAATAAAATTCTCGACCGCGATCTACGAAATAAAATTAAAAATGCGGAAATTTGCTTTGGTGGAAACCGAAAATTAAAAATCTACGGAACTTTAAAATGTTCGTCGGGAAAAAGAATGAAACGTGAAAATCGGGTTTTCTTTTTATCAGAAAATGAAGCTAAACAAAATGGTTTCAGACCTTGTGGACATTGCATGAAAACCGAATATCAAAACTGGAAAAATGGACTTATTTAA
- a CDS encoding group III truncated hemoglobin, translated as MRKQIENRADVSFLVHQFYTKIRADEEIGFYFNTMIKDWDAHLEKLTDFWETNLFAVKKYKGNPHAVHNEVDAHFGSIITAEVFGIWLNHWFQTIDEHFEGENADTLKRRARKMSTFLFMSMFEHRKKMSEASTDSLN; from the coding sequence ATGAGAAAACAAATAGAAAATAGAGCTGATGTTTCTTTTTTAGTGCATCAGTTCTATACTAAAATAAGAGCCGATGAAGAAATTGGTTTCTATTTTAATACCATGATTAAAGATTGGGACGCACATCTTGAAAAACTAACAGATTTTTGGGAAACCAATTTGTTTGCAGTAAAAAAATACAAAGGCAATCCACATGCCGTACACAATGAAGTTGATGCTCATTTTGGAAGCATTATTACAGCAGAAGTATTTGGAATCTGGCTTAATCATTGGTTTCAAACCATAGACGAACATTTTGAAGGCGAAAATGCCGATACACTAAAACGTCGCGCCAGAAAAATGAGTACGTTTTTATTTATGAGTATGTTTGAACATCGTAAGAAAATGAGTGAAGCTTCTACAGATAGTTTAAATTAA